The DNA sequence TTAATACACAGTGATTGTGGAGACATAAAGCTTGCTGGCTTCCTGGAAACGCGGACTCCCCACCAGGTAACCGGCTCCCTTTGGCCTCGTTGCTCAGCGCACGTGGTTCGCCTCTGAGCTGCTTGGCCCTCGGTGAGCACTGCACACGGCACGCGTGTTCCCACCTCAGGTCCCGCCTCGGTTACCATTGTTcctgttttaaaaagaattcttgccccagctgctttggctcagtagatagagcatccgcctgcgggctgaagggtcctgggttcaattccggtcaagggcatgtgcccgggttgcagacgcgatccccagtagggggcgcgcaggaggcagccgatcaatgattctctttcataatccctctctccccctctcccttcctttctgaagtcaataaaaatgtatttttacactcctgactggtttggctcagtggatagagcgtcagcctgcggactcaagggtcccgggttcgattccggtcaagggcatgtaccttggttgccggcacatccacagtagggggtgtgcaggaggcagctgatcgatgtttctaactctatccctctcccttcctctctgtaaaaaatatattttaaaaaatgtatttttacaaaaaagaatTCTTAATTCGGGCGATGCGTTTTGTAATAGCCTTTATTTGGGggagcagttttagattcacaaCAACATTGAGCCACATACACCGAGTTCTCGCGGACTCCCTGACCCCACACGTCAGCACACCTTCCCCATGATCaacacccgcccccccacacacacaccaggctggGGCATGTGTGACCACCCATGACCTTCCCACCTCACCATCACCCCGGCCCATGCACTTTGTTAAGGGCCTCATTCGACACCGGGAGCAAGGAGAAGCGCCGAGGTTAGGGTACAGGTTCCCATGCGAAAAAGCCCACCACCAGCATCAACACCCCAGGTCATTTACAGCCGGTCACCTTCCTGCCGCCCCTCCCCAGCACACCCGGCAGGCCTGCTCCCCTGAGGATGCGGGCTCCCCTGAGGATGCGGGCGCCCCTGGGGCGCCCCTCAGCTCATCTGGCAGAACTTCCAGACCCTTTCCTTGTTGAAGTTCTGGGTCAGGGAGCACCATTTCCTCCCAAACGCGTCCGCGTCGTCGGTGCAGCCCCAGTAGATGGTGCGTCTGTACCAGAAGGGAAACACACATTTTGCCAAGTCTGCGGAGAAGAAGGAAGCCATGGGGGTGACCAGTCTTCCTTCCCGGTGGCTCCTCTTCATCCTAAcacccactcttctctctcccaccccccccccacacacacgcacatgcacacacacacacacacatgcatgcacacgcacacacacgcgcacacacacacacacacacgtacacacacgcacacacacacacgcacgcacacacacccacgtacatgcacacacacgcgcgcgcacacacacacatgcacacacacatacccatgtgcatgcacacgcacacacgcgcacgcacacacacggcaGCAGTCTTGGTGGCGGGTTGAGGTTCTGCTGCCGACGGGTGTATCTGAATGCGCTGGAAGCTCTCAGCTATCTTTGGTGCCTTGTGGTTTTCGTACCATCAGAGACCTGCACACAACTGATTTTCACAACGTGATGGGCTGTGcattccattttgttttgttttgttagtcctcacccaaggttattttccCAATggttttttagaaagagtggaagggaagggggaaggggagagagagagagagagagaaacgttgatgtgagagagacacatcaacaggttgcctcccgcaggtgtCCCAGTCAGGGCCGGGCgttgaacctacaacccaagtacgtgcccttaactggagtcgaacccgcaacccttcagtccacaggccagcgctcccaccactgagccacgcggctcCTAGGACTGTGCGTTCCATGTTTAGAGCCGGTGCAGGTCTCGGGGAACCTCAGCGCCGGGCCCacgatgcccccccccccccaggtctccACCTTCTCCTGAGCACGCACTCACCTTCGTCCGAGCAGTACTTCCAGTAGCCTTCGAAGTTCTGCGTCAAGGAGCACCACTTGTGCTTGGCCTTGAACTTGACGCAGTCGTAGAACACGCCGTTCTTATAGTGGAACGGGAAGAAACACTTGCCATCTGGGGAAAACACACGCGCTGCCTCCGTCTCTGGGCGGCGGGTGGAGACGCTGCAACGCTCCTCTCCTCCGAAGGGTGGTTCCGCCCTGGACGGAGCCCTGCCTTCATTCTGCTGAGGCCCTTCCACTCACcggagcggggctgctgggccTCTCTCCCCATCGAGGGCTTGCTTTATACACTCACGCCTGCCCCGCTTTTCCCATCGCATCCACAGCCGTGACATTTTGCTTAGCACCCGGCCCCAGGTCCAGAAACTGACCCCAAGCTTAGAAACATACATGTGGCCATGTATCTAGTCAACCATTTCACTTCTGTCTCCTTTCTTCACCCTCTTCCATCTTCGCACACccccatgtacacacacacacgtgcgcacagACACACAAAATGTAGATAGGCTGGCCTGTATCTTTCCACACTTTTCCCATGCCCATATGGATGTCTTAATCTACccatctatctctctatatatatataaaagcctaagcaaccattacgactgaatgaccagaatgaccggaacgaccggtcgaccagtcgctatgacacacactgaccaccagggggcagatgctcaatgcaggagctgccccctggtggtcagtgcgctcccacagggggagcaccgctcagccagaagccgggctcatggctgacaagcgcagctgcagcagcaggagccccaatttgcatattagccttttattatataggatatacactgagtggccagatgattatgtgttcagagatcataataatctggccactccgtgtgtaTATTATGTATAGCTATATATGTTGTATGGCCAATATATGTTGTATAGATGGAGATATACATCTATCTATATagagcaactagaggcccggtgcacagattcgtgcccggggggcgcggggaggggcccctcagcctggcctgtgccctcttgcaatccgagaccccatgggggatgtagcagtgagcCACGtggcaggtggcctgggaggagcccgAGCAGGGACCGGGCGCTGTGCTGCTCGCACTCATCCCTGCCCGCTGttcctgccgctgctgctcggAAGCACcactgcggaggcgggagaggctcctgctgctgcagctgccagcagcgcaagcctcggccgatcctggttacctgagcctcgggccggccctgggcagctgggggactgaggggactgggggactccagagacaggtgggtggagtggccaggcccgccTGCTGCCCCCTCggagctgagggaactgggcatcgccatcttgcaactgtgggcgccaccatctttgagggcagggcagtcagttagcatattccctccttattggctgtgggtgccgccatctttgagggcgtgtcagtcaattaacatattccctccttattggctgtgggtgccgccatctttgagggcagggcagtcaattaacatattccctccttattggctgtgggtgccgccatctttggtgtggcatgagggtcaattagcatattccctcttcatgatttttaaatctgtttACAGGTACTTACATTACATTTtgtggaaggagaaaaaagaatttgttgttgttgttaatcctcacctgaggatattttttgattttatatttttttagagagagtgaaaaggagggagagaaggggtgagatagagaaacatctggaaccagtgacccttcagtgggcaggccaacgctctaaccactgacccacaccagccagggccttagtAAACATTTTATGATCAACTTACCTTTCATTTCTGGAAAGTAAGGCATagcttctgaaaaataaaatttgaagctGATGTTTATTTCACTGTTATGTCTTCCAACCAAGAACACGGCATGGGAGTCTGTCTTTTCGAATTGCTGTATGTTCTTCAGTACGATGTTATCATCTACTCCCCCTAAGTCCTGCACATTTCTTGCCGACTTAACTCCACAGCGGTTTTTGTCATTGATGTGAAGTGGAACACTTCCTTTTCCACCAAAGTGTAGTAAGCTCTTACCAGCAAAGAGAGAAACTATTGACTGTGTATGTTTGTCTTATATCCAGCCACATAGCCAAATTCTTCTGTTAAAACTCGTCCTCTTTCCCAGTGTTCCTAGGGATTTTTAACTTTACAATCATAAAATAATGTTGCCCATAATTTTCTGTAGGCTTCCAGGTTATTTCCTTTTTGCAGTATCACCTACGTCAGTTAGAACACCCCATCCCCCCAATAATGTTAACTAGCACTGGTCAAAGTAGACACCACTGACCTCCGTACGTCCCTGGTCTTTGTTGGAATGACATTCAGGTTAAGAATGTTCATTTTTATCATGGTTAATAATAgcacaaaaaatagaaattaatccAAAAATATTCATCACTAAGGGAGTGTTAAAGTAAAATATAGCTTTATAAGAGGAGATATGAAATAGGCATGGGAAATGTTGGACTTCATCTGCAGGTGACAAAAGGCATCTCCTATTTCGTTATGTTCTATAGGACTATTTCTGCAAAGTGAAAATCACATTATAAGGttgtatataatgaaatatttgatCCCTTGAAAATATTAACAGTAAAACTGAttgctctcttctttttcctgaaTGATTTTTAGCATAGCATGTACCTTTGTTAATATTCAAGGACATAAAGTAGCCGTTTTCCATGAAACGTATGATTTCTTACCAGGAAAAGAAGTGTAGTATTCAACAACTCCACATTTTACTGCGAGATAGCAAAAGAAACTGTAATAAGAGAGTTTTGAGCCACTTACCTGGAGTTGGCGAATAATCTGAAAGACacaatttaaacaaatatttatgtcaCTAGATTTAgcctttgaaataaaataaattttaccaaacTATATCCTAGTAATAATCATATTTTAACGGTGatgcgcatatgggaggcaaccagcggctgtttctctctctctctccctctctcgttttctctcattaaaatcaatgaaaacatacccTCAGGCGATCATTATAGAttatagaaagaaaggaaaagaaaggaaatacgCTCTCTCGGAATCTTGAGCGCGAATCCCAGTTGTCACTAGCTGGCTGAGTGGCTTTGGGGATAGGACTCAGCCCCTCTGTGCCCCAGATTCTCTCCTATTAAACAAGGACCACGGCGTGACCTGCCTGGGGGTTACTAGGAGGAACAGATGCGTCCTGCATCTAAACTCCGTAGAATAGCGTCTGGCACAAAGGAAGCCCTTAACGTCTGGCACAAAGGAAGCCCTTAACGACTGAGAGCTGCTATTGTTCCCGACAAGGCTATGACCATTGAACTGTCCGCAGCGGCATCCCCGTCTCCATCGCCGTCGCCATCACTTCGTCACCGCTGTCTGTCATTGCTCAGATTCAGGCTTATCTTCGGGGAGGGCTTCGTGGCGTTTCTGATATGGAACACGAtgttttgggggttgtttttttttgtgtgtgttttgttgttttttttttttttcatttttgtcacCTTCTCACTCCCACCTGAATTCTACTACTAGAGATTCATGCCTTTGGTGCTGTCGCTGTCCAAATGGAAATCCCTTCCTcgaggaaagaaaaatgaagacgAGACCCCGGGGGTACGAGGGGAGGCGAACGCACGGAGCCTCTCCCGTGTGCTGGGCGCTGCGCTGGACGCCTCAGACCGATGGGAGACACGCGTTCTTTCCACCGTCGTACAGACAGGAGGGCCAACCTCCCGGAGGGGCCACGGAGCTCCGTGATGCCACTGAGTGGGTCGGGCCGTGGAATTCGAGTCCCTCGGGGAGGAGACGAGGATCACctgatctcactcctatgtggagTCCAACGAACAAAGTAAACCGacgaacaaaacagatccagagacacagaagcacagagcagactgcggaatctcagaggggaggcgggggtgggcgagggtgggtgggtgggaagagataaaccaaagaactcatgtgcatgtatgcataacccatggacacagacaacagtgtggtgaaggcctgtgaggggagggtgggggcggtggggagggagtcagtgggggggaaagggacatctgtaatactttcaacaataaagataaattgagagagagagagagagagagagagagagagagagagagagagagagagagacaaggatcggttgcctcccgtatacaCAGAAACCTAGGTATGCgccctgacttggaatggaacctgcaaccttttggtgcctgggacgacgctccaaccagctgagccgccCTGCCAGGGCACTAAGGCAGTTCACACGGAGATAAGATGCGGGAACATATGACATGATATTTCAGGAGGTCAGACAGTGACACGGAAGAGATTTAGGGCCATCTTCACCAGTTCTTTCACTTCTacgggtgttttttttttttaatgtacatacaGAAGTGATGtcccattaaaaaatgtttgtctAAGTCAAAAACTGTTCTTTTTCAGTAAGCTTAAAGTAAAACTTCCAACTGATAAGCAAGCAGTGATCACGGCTCACTGAGGAccatcttctctttttctctgggttttctttttagaCCTTTATCAACCCCCGTGTTTGATGTCTTTTTCTGCAAAGATGgcctgaaaatatttaaagtcatGCATgggccctcaccagtttggctcagtggacagagcgtcagcctgcggactgaagggtcctgggtttgatttaaGTCAaaggcacattcccgggttgcgggctcgatccccagtagggggcgtgcgggaggcagccgatcagtgattctctcatcatggatgtttctatccctctctccctctcccttcctctctgaaatcaataaaaatatcttttttaaaaattatagagtcGTGCATGCAAGATCCTGGTCCCTTGCCATCCCCTAAAAGAATGGCTTTCGTGGCGCTGGGTGACCCTCGCCACATTCGCGGGAAATGCACCCACCACGAAGTCTCTCCCTCTGCTGTCACCCTGTCACTGTTGAAGGTGACATGGTTTGGTAAAGGAACAAACAAGACAGGCGTCCCAAAACTTGGTTTCCTTCCAAAACCTCTACAGGAGGCACTTAACACAGACTGGGACGGAGGGAGACACCCCGCCCTCAGGGAGCGCGGCTTCTGTCAGAAGAATTTTCCAGCTGACATTCCCGGTCTTCCGTGTTTATTAGTTGAGccccttttatgttttgttttattttaaagctcaGCAGTGGACCATGTCTGTTAACTGGACAATGCGGAGAGCGTCTCTCTCCTTCTCGGAGCACACGACTTAAATAAGGACAAGACTCCGTGGCCCAGGCAGGTGTGCCCAGCCCCACACACCGTCCCAAACTCCTCACCTTCGGCGCTGACGGTGCTGAGGAGCCCGCAGGCCCACGCCAGCAGGAGCCCCGCACGCCGTCCCATGCTTCTCCTCTGGCCGGGGCTGGGGCGCCCAGCTCACCCTCACAGCTTATAGCCAcagccaggcctcctcctggtccctcctccatcttcctcccactccccccttcctcctcctccccctctccctggctcccactgtcccagctcctccttctcccctccccttcctacttctcatctccttccttctccctctcctcctccatctccatctcctcctcctctctctctctctctcccccgccctctgtctctgctctctcccctcctccctcccctcctccatctctcctccctgcccctcctcctccttcttcctcctctttcttctcctttttcacctttcctccctccctctctctgccccaaAGCCAGACACCTACTCTGCATAAGAagaaatacagagagagaaaaaaaatacttaagataATTGGCACTAAATACGGACAAGAGTGTCAccgcaataaattcaataaaaagaaaataaataaatatagacgAGGATTTGAAGAGTCCGGATGAGGAATTTCAGGTTGTTGCCAAGACAACGATCTTCAAGGATCACAGCAGCCACAGGCATGTCTGTGTCTTAGACCCAATCGGTGTCTGGAAGCCGAGGCGGAAGTCCCTGAGAGGCTGGGGAGGCTCTGGGAGGCtcggggaggctgtgggagaacGGAGCCTCAGTGCAAGAACCCTGTGCCCTGGTCACACTTGGCGATTCGCCGCCTCAAAGGCCGCAGGGCCTTGCAGTTCTCAGGAGTAAGTAAAACAAGATGTATAGTCACCGACATTTCCCAATTCTGGAAAGTAAGACTAATTGCAAATTCTGAAACACACtgtcttatattattttttaaaatatattttattgatttttttacagagaggaagagagggggatagagagttagaaacatcgatgagagagaaacatccatcagctgcctcctgcacacccccccattggggatgtgcccgcaaccaaggtacatgcccttgaccggaatcgaacctgggacctttcagtcttcaggccgacgctctatccactgagccaaaccggttagggctgtcttgtattattattttttttaatatgctttcattgattttagagagggagcaggagagagaagcatcagtgggttgcctcccatacatcgcccaactggggatggagcccacaactaggGCACGTGTCCCAACCAGGAGTCGAACCGGCGGCGGCCTTCTGATGGACGGggtgatgctcagccaactgagccacatcggccaagGCTACGGACATAATTTCTACATCTAAAGTGTATAAGATCCCCTTGCCGGTGGATCTAGAATGCAGACTCAGATTTAAAGGAGAATGTGAACACaatgaaatgaatttaaaacCTGACTTGCTAGCACTGCTGAGGTTatgcatattaaaaatgaaaacagcctcAGTAATCTCAAAGAACACTGGTCAAAGCACTTGGGGATTCCAGGAAAGATACTGAGAGAGGCCATTGGACTGTCTGACCAAAAGTCCAGGTCACAgtcggggtggctcagtggttgagggtcgacccatgaaccaggaggccacggttcaattccccgttgggcacatgcccaggttgtggactcgattc is a window from the Eptesicus fuscus isolate TK198812 chromosome 21, DD_ASM_mEF_20220401, whole genome shotgun sequence genome containing:
- the LOC103297793 gene encoding binder of sperm protein homolog 1, whose product is MGRRAGLLLAWACGLLSTVSAEDYSPTPEAMPYFPEMKDGKCFFPFHYKNGVFYDCVKFKAKHKWCSLTQNFEGYWKYCSDEDLAKCVFPFWYRRTIYWGCTDDADAFGRKWCSLTQNFNKERVWKFCQMS